One genomic segment of Mycolicibacterium psychrotolerans includes these proteins:
- the fbaA gene encoding class II fructose-bisphosphate aldolase, with amino-acid sequence MPIATPEVYAEMLGRAKEHSFAFPAINCVGSESVNAAIKGFADAGSDGIIQFSTGGAEFASGLGVKDMVTGAVALAEFAHVIAERYPITVALHTDHCPKDKLDGLVRPLLAISADRVAKGQNPLFQSHMWDGSAVPIDENLSIAQELLKQAAAAKIILEIEIGVVGGEEDGVEAEINDKLYTTPEDFEKTIAALGAGEQGKYLLAATFGNVHGVYKPGNVKLRPEVLAEGQKVASAKLGLPEGSKPFDFVFHGGSGSLKSEIEDSLKYGVVKMNVDTDTQYAFTRPIVGHMFTNYDGVLKVDGEVGNKKVYDPRSYFKKAEAGMAERVVEACNDLHSAGRSVTAG; translated from the coding sequence ATGCCCATCGCCACGCCGGAGGTCTATGCCGAGATGCTCGGCCGGGCCAAGGAGCATTCCTTCGCCTTCCCGGCGATCAACTGTGTCGGCTCGGAGAGCGTCAACGCCGCGATCAAGGGTTTCGCCGACGCCGGATCCGACGGCATCATCCAGTTCTCCACCGGCGGAGCGGAATTCGCGTCCGGCCTGGGGGTCAAGGACATGGTCACCGGCGCGGTGGCGCTGGCCGAGTTCGCGCACGTGATCGCCGAGCGTTACCCGATCACCGTCGCGCTGCACACCGACCACTGCCCGAAGGACAAGCTGGACGGTCTGGTGCGGCCGCTGCTGGCGATCTCGGCCGACCGCGTCGCCAAGGGGCAGAACCCGCTGTTCCAGTCACACATGTGGGACGGGTCGGCGGTGCCGATCGACGAGAACCTGTCGATCGCGCAGGAGCTGCTCAAGCAGGCCGCTGCGGCGAAGATCATTCTGGAGATCGAGATCGGGGTGGTCGGCGGCGAGGAGGACGGCGTCGAGGCCGAGATCAACGACAAGCTCTACACCACGCCCGAGGACTTCGAGAAGACCATCGCGGCGCTCGGCGCCGGTGAGCAGGGCAAGTACCTGCTCGCCGCGACGTTCGGCAACGTGCACGGCGTCTACAAGCCCGGCAACGTCAAGCTGCGCCCCGAGGTGCTCGCCGAGGGGCAGAAGGTGGCCTCGGCCAAGCTCGGTCTGCCCGAGGGGTCCAAGCCGTTCGACTTCGTCTTCCACGGCGGCTCGGGATCCCTGAAGTCGGAGATCGAGGACTCACTCAAGTACGGCGTGGTGAAGATGAACGTCGACACCGACACCCAGTACGCGTTCACCCGGCCGATCGTCGGCCACATGTTCACCAACTACGACGGCGTGCTCAAGGTCGACGGCGAGGTCGGCAACAAGAAGGTCTACGACCCGCGCAGCTACTTCAAAAAGGCCG
- a CDS encoding alcohol dehydrogenase catalytic domain-containing protein translates to MPTHKAVHVAEAEAPLALVEVDTPSPAPGHVRIDVAACGVCGTDREFHAGHFPGLQWPLTLGHEIAGTIAEVGDGVEDFAVGDRVAVGWFGGNCNRCVPCRKGRFMQCERMEVPSWHYPGGYAESVVTPATALARIPDGLSFVEAAPMGCAGVTTFNGLRQTRAKAGDLVAILGVGGLGHLGVQFSRAMGFETVAIARGTGKAEESRRLGAHHYIDSTEQDVAAELQKLGGAAVVLATANNAAAMAATVAGLGPAGELVAVGVTPENLPISPLDLINAGLSVSGHPSGTSRDVEETLHFALLSGVRAMVEERPLAEAAEAFAAMDAGRARYRMVLTV, encoded by the coding sequence ATGCCCACCCACAAGGCTGTCCACGTCGCTGAAGCTGAGGCACCGCTGGCCCTGGTCGAGGTCGACACGCCGTCCCCGGCCCCGGGTCACGTCCGCATCGATGTCGCGGCCTGCGGCGTCTGCGGCACCGACCGCGAATTCCACGCAGGCCATTTCCCCGGGCTGCAGTGGCCGTTGACGCTCGGCCACGAGATCGCCGGGACGATCGCCGAGGTCGGCGACGGGGTGGAGGACTTCGCGGTCGGGGATCGGGTGGCGGTCGGCTGGTTCGGCGGCAACTGCAATCGCTGCGTCCCCTGCCGCAAAGGCCGGTTCATGCAGTGCGAGCGGATGGAGGTGCCGAGCTGGCACTACCCCGGCGGCTATGCCGAGTCGGTGGTCACGCCCGCCACCGCACTGGCCCGCATCCCCGACGGGTTGTCGTTCGTCGAGGCGGCCCCGATGGGCTGTGCGGGGGTGACGACGTTCAACGGGCTGCGCCAGACCCGGGCGAAGGCCGGCGACCTGGTCGCGATCCTGGGTGTCGGCGGCCTCGGCCATCTCGGCGTGCAGTTCTCCCGGGCGATGGGCTTCGAGACGGTCGCGATCGCGCGCGGCACCGGGAAGGCCGAGGAATCCAGGCGACTCGGCGCGCACCACTACATCGATTCGACCGAGCAGGACGTCGCCGCGGAACTGCAGAAGCTCGGCGGCGCCGCGGTGGTGCTGGCCACCGCCAACAACGCCGCCGCCATGGCGGCCACCGTGGCCGGGCTGGGTCCGGCCGGCGAACTGGTCGCCGTCGGCGTCACGCCGGAGAATCTGCCGATCAGCCCCCTGGACCTGATCAACGCGGGGCTGTCGGTGAGCGGGCACCCGTCCGGCACATCGCGCGACGTCGAGGAGACGCTGCACTTCGCGCTGCTGAGCGGGGTGCGGGCGATGGTCGAGGAGCGGCCGCTGGCCGAGGCCGCCGAGGCCTTCGCGGCAATGGACGCCGGGCGCGCCCGCTACCGGATGGTTCTGACCGTGTGA
- a CDS encoding DedA family protein has protein sequence MPHCRAPVPLRPVVVDTLALMPDFLDPINLIGYFGTWALVGILVVVFVESGVLFPILPGDTLLFVAGMLAAGTAARADAVDANFHLWQLLVFIPIAAILGGQVGYWIGRSLGTAMFKPNARVLKQRYLDEAHLFFEQRGPFAIVIARFVPIVRTLAPLTAGAARMSYGLFTAFNVLGAVLWGVGLVLMGYGLGQFEVVQKLLEPIFIFIAVASITPMIWEWYKRRKAAKQAGPSAPEPHHP, from the coding sequence ATGCCTCACTGTAGAGCGCCGGTACCCTTGAGACCCGTGGTCGTCGACACTCTCGCGCTGATGCCGGACTTTCTGGACCCGATCAACCTCATCGGGTACTTCGGCACCTGGGCACTGGTCGGCATCCTCGTCGTCGTCTTCGTCGAATCCGGCGTGCTGTTCCCGATCCTGCCCGGCGACACGCTGCTGTTCGTGGCGGGCATGCTCGCCGCGGGCACGGCCGCCCGCGCCGACGCCGTCGATGCGAACTTCCACCTCTGGCAGCTGCTGGTGTTCATCCCGATCGCGGCGATCCTCGGCGGACAGGTGGGGTACTGGATCGGCCGCAGCCTGGGCACCGCGATGTTCAAACCCAACGCGCGCGTGCTCAAGCAGCGTTACCTCGACGAGGCGCACCTGTTCTTCGAGCAGCGCGGGCCGTTCGCGATCGTGATCGCCCGCTTCGTGCCGATCGTGCGGACGCTGGCGCCGCTCACCGCGGGCGCCGCACGCATGAGCTACGGCCTGTTCACCGCGTTCAACGTGCTCGGCGCGGTGCTCTGGGGAGTCGGCCTGGTGTTGATGGGCTACGGCCTCGGCCAGTTCGAGGTGGTGCAGAAGCTCCTCGAGCCGATCTTCATCTTCATCGCCGTCGCGTCGATCACCCCGATGATCTGGGAGTGGTACAAGCGCCGCAAGGCCGCTAAGCAGGCCGGCCCGTCAGCACCAGAGCCGCACCATCCGTGA
- the map gene encoding type I methionyl aminopeptidase, whose protein sequence is MVELKTVAEIEAMRVTGAFIAELLDDLAQRAAVGVNLLDLEQRARDMIAERGAQSCYWDYAPSFGRGPFRNVICLSVNDAVLHGLPRDYVLRDGDLLSMDIAVSIDGWVADSARSIIVGTPRAEDQRIIEATEQALAAGIAAARPGGRLGDISAAIGAVAADYGYPVNTDFGGHGLGRTMHEDPHVPNVGRAGRGMELRPGLTLALEPWLAQGTKKIVYDRDGWTIRSADGSRTAHSEHTIAVTDGAALVLTGRPA, encoded by the coding sequence GTGGTCGAGTTGAAGACGGTGGCGGAGATCGAGGCCATGCGAGTCACCGGGGCGTTCATCGCCGAGCTGCTCGACGACCTGGCGCAGCGCGCCGCGGTCGGGGTGAACCTGCTGGACCTGGAGCAGCGCGCCCGGGACATGATCGCCGAACGCGGCGCGCAATCGTGCTACTGGGACTACGCGCCGTCGTTCGGTCGCGGGCCGTTCCGCAATGTCATCTGCCTGTCGGTCAACGACGCGGTGCTGCACGGGCTGCCGCGCGACTATGTGCTGCGCGACGGCGACCTGCTCAGCATGGACATCGCGGTCTCGATCGACGGATGGGTCGCCGACTCGGCGCGCAGCATCATCGTCGGCACGCCGCGCGCCGAGGACCAGCGGATCATCGAGGCGACCGAACAGGCGCTGGCCGCCGGGATCGCCGCCGCGCGGCCCGGGGGGCGCCTCGGCGACATCTCGGCGGCGATCGGCGCGGTGGCCGCCGACTACGGCTATCCGGTCAACACCGACTTCGGCGGCCACGGGCTGGGCCGCACCATGCACGAGGATCCGCACGTGCCGAACGTCGGGCGCGCCGGGCGCGGCATGGAGTTGCGGCCGGGCCTGACCCTGGCGCTCGAGCCGTGGCTTGCCCAGGGCACCAAGAAGATCGTCTACGACCGAGACGGGTGGACGATCCGGTCGGCCGACGGGTCACGCACCGCGCACAGCGAACACACGATCGCGGTCACGGATGGTGCGGCTCTGGTGCTGACGGGCCGGCCTGCTTAG
- a CDS encoding helix-turn-helix transcriptional regulator gives MVRSPLTPQQRAAGRRLGAHLRDARGERKAADVAHAASISPETLRKIETGRLATPAFTTVAALAAVLNIRLDELARICLPEWDLENTG, from the coding sequence ATGGTGCGATCCCCTTTGACGCCGCAGCAGCGCGCCGCGGGCCGCCGGCTCGGCGCCCACCTGCGTGACGCGCGGGGCGAGCGCAAGGCCGCCGACGTCGCCCACGCCGCGTCGATCTCTCCCGAGACGCTGCGCAAGATCGAGACCGGCCGCCTTGCCACCCCGGCGTTCACCACGGTGGCCGCCCTGGCGGCGGTACTGAACATCCGCCTCGACGAGCTCGCCCGCATCTGCCTGCCCGAGTGGGACCTGGAGAACACCGGCTAG
- the nhaA gene encoding Na+/H+ antiporter NhaA — translation MTEPATQRGFPLRPSRLSRGSTANKTTDNTAAALLLTFTVIAILWANSPWAHAYSTLLETDVGVSLGEHHVEMSVKHLVNDALMTFFFFIVGLEVTREFTIGELTDRSRAAVPVVAAIAGLVLPAVVFLVFNPLGENAQAWGVVISTDTAFLVGALAIIKPVFPARVRLFLLTLAVVDDVGALCVIALFYSDEIRVAPLVVAVVLLVALALVRYLPKARGPAYAVLGVALWIALYLGGVHPTLAGVAVALLIPVFTPERRPVERAVEQIRAFRQSPNSQYARAASRSLQESISINERLQTTVGPIVSFGILPLFALVNAGVRLDAQSLGAALRSPLTWGIVAGLVIGKFVGITGATWFMRRTGLGVLAPGLTLRRIMGGAALSGIGFTISLFIVDIAITDPGRQDQARIGVLAASVLAFVFGWAIFRITDWLSPPEPVGLHLLRPIDPERDHARGEPDAPLTLVEYGDFECPFCSRATGSIDEVRAHFGDELLYVWRHFPLERAHPRAFDAARASEAAALQGRFWEMARQLFAHQDDLEWSDIYRYAVAAGCDIERFDADVRVHSSKVLHRVTDDAEDAEAMDLNATPTLFVNGKRHRGPWDAASLIRALEQSRTARL, via the coding sequence GTGACTGAACCGGCCACCCAGCGCGGATTCCCGCTGCGGCCCTCGAGGCTGAGCCGCGGAAGCACCGCGAACAAGACCACCGATAACACGGCCGCGGCGCTGCTGCTGACGTTCACCGTGATCGCCATCCTGTGGGCGAATTCGCCCTGGGCGCATGCTTATTCGACGTTGCTCGAGACCGATGTCGGGGTCAGCCTCGGCGAGCATCACGTCGAGATGTCGGTCAAGCACCTCGTCAACGACGCGCTGATGACGTTCTTCTTCTTCATCGTCGGTCTCGAGGTGACGCGCGAGTTCACCATCGGCGAACTGACCGACCGGTCGCGCGCCGCGGTTCCGGTGGTCGCGGCGATCGCCGGTCTGGTGCTGCCGGCCGTGGTGTTCCTGGTCTTCAACCCGTTGGGGGAGAACGCCCAGGCGTGGGGGGTGGTGATCTCCACCGACACCGCGTTCCTGGTGGGGGCGCTGGCGATCATCAAGCCGGTGTTCCCCGCGCGGGTCCGGCTGTTCCTGCTGACACTGGCCGTCGTCGACGACGTCGGCGCGCTGTGCGTGATCGCGCTGTTCTACTCCGACGAGATTCGCGTCGCCCCCCTGGTGGTGGCGGTGGTGCTGCTCGTCGCGCTGGCTCTGGTCCGGTATCTGCCGAAGGCACGCGGACCCGCCTACGCGGTGCTCGGCGTCGCGCTGTGGATCGCGCTGTACCTGGGCGGGGTGCACCCGACGCTGGCCGGGGTCGCGGTGGCGCTGCTGATCCCGGTGTTCACCCCGGAACGGCGCCCGGTGGAGCGGGCCGTCGAGCAGATCCGCGCGTTCCGGCAATCGCCCAACTCGCAGTACGCGCGGGCGGCGAGTCGCTCACTGCAGGAGTCGATCTCGATCAACGAACGACTGCAGACGACGGTCGGGCCGATCGTGTCGTTCGGCATCCTGCCGTTGTTCGCGTTGGTCAACGCGGGGGTGCGGCTGGACGCGCAGAGCCTCGGCGCGGCGCTGCGCTCCCCGCTGACGTGGGGGATCGTCGCGGGCCTGGTGATCGGCAAGTTCGTCGGCATCACCGGCGCCACGTGGTTCATGCGGCGCACCGGGCTGGGCGTGCTGGCGCCGGGTCTGACACTGCGCCGGATCATGGGCGGTGCCGCGCTGTCGGGTATCGGCTTCACGATCTCGCTGTTCATCGTCGACATCGCCATCACCGATCCCGGCCGGCAGGACCAGGCCCGCATCGGCGTGCTCGCGGCCTCGGTGCTCGCGTTCGTCTTCGGGTGGGCGATCTTCCGGATCACCGACTGGCTCAGCCCGCCCGAGCCCGTCGGTCTGCATCTGCTCCGCCCGATCGACCCCGAGCGCGACCATGCCCGTGGAGAGCCCGACGCACCGCTGACCCTCGTCGAGTACGGCGATTTCGAGTGCCCGTTCTGCAGCCGCGCGACCGGCTCGATCGACGAGGTGCGGGCGCACTTCGGCGATGAGTTGCTCTACGTGTGGCGGCATTTCCCGCTCGAGCGGGCCCACCCGCGGGCGTTCGACGCTGCCCGGGCCAGCGAGGCCGCGGCGCTGCAGGGCAGATTCTGGGAGATGGCCCGTCAACTGTTCGCCCACCAGGATGACCTCGAGTGGTCCGACATCTACCGGTATGCGGTCGCGGCGGGCTGCGACATCGAACGGTTCGACGCCGATGTGCGCGTCCACTCGTCGAAGGTGCTGCACCGGGTCACCGACGACGCAGAGGACGCCGAGGCGATGGACCTCAACGCGACGCCCACGCTGTTCGTCAACGGCAAGCGGCACCGCGGACCCTGGGATGCCGCGAGCCTGATCCGCGCGCTCGAACAGTCCCGGACCGCGCGGTTGTAG
- a CDS encoding glycoside hydrolase family 76 protein has product MDQMWANRAASAEAAITTRHLRKLWGLPGTQLGVVAWPAAGKQRRFGTWHYWWQAHLLDNLVDAQVRDPQPERLDRIVRQVRGHRLRNIGRWTNDYYDDMAWLALALERAGRLAGVERPKALDTLADQFLTSWVPEDGGGIPWRKQDQFFNAPANGPAGIFLARTEGRLRRAQQMADWIDETLIDPETHLVFDGIKGGSLVRAQYTYCQGVVLGLETELAVRTEDPRHAERVHRLVAAVAEHMAPDGVLKGAGGGDGGLFHGILARYLALAATALPAGGPEDEAARATAGSLVLSSAQAAWDNRATVEDLPLFSAFWERDAQVPTAGTQDAQFVEGAVNSSEIPERDLSVQLAGWMVMEAAHTVAGARD; this is encoded by the coding sequence ATGGATCAGATGTGGGCCAACCGCGCCGCCAGCGCCGAAGCCGCGATCACCACCCGCCACCTCCGCAAGCTCTGGGGACTGCCGGGCACCCAGCTCGGCGTCGTGGCATGGCCGGCCGCGGGCAAGCAGCGCCGCTTCGGGACGTGGCACTACTGGTGGCAGGCCCATCTGCTGGACAACCTGGTCGACGCGCAGGTGCGGGACCCGCAGCCCGAGCGGCTCGACAGGATCGTCCGCCAGGTCCGCGGGCACCGGCTGCGCAACATCGGCCGGTGGACCAACGACTACTACGACGACATGGCGTGGCTGGCGCTCGCGCTGGAGCGGGCGGGCCGGCTCGCCGGTGTGGAACGGCCCAAGGCACTCGACACGCTCGCCGACCAGTTCCTGACGTCCTGGGTGCCCGAGGACGGTGGCGGCATCCCGTGGCGTAAACAGGACCAGTTCTTCAACGCCCCCGCCAACGGGCCCGCGGGCATCTTCCTCGCCCGCACCGAGGGGCGGTTGCGCCGAGCGCAGCAGATGGCCGACTGGATCGACGAGACACTGATCGACCCGGAGACCCATCTGGTGTTCGACGGGATCAAGGGCGGTTCGCTGGTGCGTGCCCAGTACACCTACTGCCAGGGGGTGGTGCTCGGGCTCGAGACCGAACTCGCGGTACGCACCGAGGATCCCCGCCACGCCGAGCGGGTGCACCGCCTGGTCGCCGCGGTCGCCGAGCACATGGCGCCCGACGGCGTGCTCAAAGGCGCCGGCGGCGGTGACGGAGGCCTGTTCCACGGCATCCTGGCGCGCTACCTCGCGTTGGCGGCCACCGCGCTGCCCGCAGGCGGGCCGGAGGACGAGGCGGCCCGCGCCACCGCCGGATCACTGGTGCTGTCCTCGGCGCAGGCGGCGTGGGACAACCGGGCGACCGTCGAGGACCTGCCGCTGTTCAGCGCGTTCTGGGAGCGGGACGCCCAGGTGCCGACGGCAGGTACCCAGGACGCGCAGTTCGTCGAGGGTGCGGTGAACTCTTCGGAGATCCCGGAGCGCGATCTGTCCGTCCAGCTGGCAGGCTGGATGGTGATGGAAGCCGCTCACACCGTCGCCGGTGCCCGTGACTGA
- a CDS encoding TetR/AcrR family transcriptional regulator: MSSRDDLLRAAADYLGRRPNATQDEIAAAVGVSRATLHRHFSGRVALMAALEELAIAEMGTVIAAARLHEDSAAEALRRLVTACEPVSPYLALLYSQSQEDPAACLEVWEEIDGAITDLFLRGQRDGEFRPELPAAWLTEAFYSLVTATDWSIRVGRVAARDFGRIITDLLLNGVRPS; this comes from the coding sequence ATGTCCAGTCGCGACGATCTACTTCGCGCGGCGGCCGACTACCTCGGTCGCCGACCGAACGCGACGCAGGACGAGATCGCGGCCGCCGTCGGCGTCAGCCGCGCGACGCTGCACCGGCACTTCTCGGGCCGCGTCGCGCTGATGGCGGCGCTCGAGGAACTCGCCATCGCCGAGATGGGCACGGTCATCGCCGCCGCCCGGCTCCACGAGGACAGCGCCGCCGAGGCGCTGCGCCGACTCGTCACCGCCTGCGAACCGGTGTCGCCGTACCTGGCCCTGCTGTACAGCCAGAGCCAGGAGGATCCGGCCGCCTGCCTCGAGGTGTGGGAGGAGATCGACGGCGCGATCACCGACCTCTTCCTGCGGGGACAACGCGACGGCGAGTTCCGGCCCGAGCTGCCCGCGGCGTGGCTGACCGAGGCGTTCTACAGCCTCGTCACCGCGACCGACTGGTCGATCCGCGTCGGCCGCGTCGCCGCCCGCGACTTCGGCCGCATCATCACCGACCTCCTTCTGAACGGAGTACGACCCTCATGA
- a CDS encoding MFS transporter, producing MTRRWFALGVLTLAVLLIGVDGTVLALATPFISADLGATGTQILWIGDIYSFVLAALLISMGSLGDRIGHKKLLLCGATAFAAFSVFTAYSTSPQMLIGTRALLGMAGATLAPATLALIRGIFADQRQRSIAVGIWASAFSAGAALGPVVGGVLLEHFWWGSVFLINIPVMVVLVVGGIVLLPEHRDPQPGPWDLPSVALSMVGMIGVVYAIKEGFAGLSHGIGGDVVIAGVLGAAALTLFVRRQLRLPHPLIDVRLFANPRFSGVVAANLLSVLGLSGLVFFLSQYFQLVHGYGPLHAGLAELPAAVTATVFGVIAGLLVRRLSHRLVLTVGLALVGVAMAGMMVSLLVFTPIAPYPPLGISLFVVGVGLGLAFTVASDVILASVPRERAGAAAAVSETAYELGMALGIAVLGSIVTAVYRTVVVAPGIPGPAAAQARDSLASAVHAADTLPAAQAEGLLDAARTAFTHGLSVASGVGALLLLISAVGVWILLSPRPAEVGVLADPGVHRDPRGDRRVDAPCGAELRD from the coding sequence ATGACCCGCCGTTGGTTCGCTCTCGGCGTCCTCACCCTTGCCGTCCTGCTCATCGGCGTCGACGGCACCGTGCTGGCGCTGGCGACACCGTTCATCAGCGCCGACCTCGGCGCCACCGGCACGCAGATCCTCTGGATCGGCGACATCTACTCGTTCGTGCTGGCGGCGCTGCTGATCAGCATGGGCAGCCTCGGCGACCGCATCGGCCACAAGAAGCTGTTGCTCTGCGGCGCAACGGCTTTCGCCGCCTTCTCGGTGTTCACCGCCTACTCGACGAGCCCGCAGATGCTGATCGGCACGCGCGCGCTGCTCGGCATGGCCGGCGCGACGCTGGCCCCGGCCACGCTCGCGCTGATCCGCGGGATCTTCGCCGACCAGCGGCAGCGCAGCATCGCCGTCGGCATCTGGGCGTCGGCATTCTCGGCCGGCGCCGCACTGGGCCCCGTGGTCGGCGGCGTGCTGCTCGAACACTTCTGGTGGGGATCGGTGTTCCTGATCAACATCCCGGTGATGGTGGTCCTCGTGGTCGGCGGCATCGTGCTGCTGCCCGAGCACCGCGACCCGCAGCCGGGTCCCTGGGATCTGCCCAGCGTGGCGCTGTCCATGGTCGGCATGATCGGCGTGGTCTACGCGATCAAGGAGGGCTTCGCCGGCCTGAGCCACGGCATCGGCGGGGACGTGGTGATCGCCGGGGTGCTCGGCGCCGCGGCGCTGACGCTGTTCGTGCGGCGGCAGCTGCGGCTGCCGCACCCGCTGATCGACGTGCGGCTGTTCGCCAACCCGCGGTTCTCCGGCGTGGTCGCCGCCAACCTGCTCTCGGTGCTCGGCCTGTCCGGGCTGGTGTTCTTCCTGTCCCAGTACTTCCAGCTGGTGCACGGCTACGGGCCGCTGCACGCCGGGCTGGCGGAGTTGCCCGCCGCGGTGACGGCCACGGTGTTCGGCGTGATCGCCGGCCTGCTCGTGCGTCGCCTCTCCCACCGCCTGGTGTTGACGGTCGGGCTGGCGCTGGTGGGCGTCGCGATGGCCGGGATGATGGTCTCGCTGCTGGTGTTCACGCCGATCGCGCCGTACCCGCCGCTCGGGATATCGCTCTTCGTCGTCGGAGTCGGGCTCGGCCTGGCGTTCACCGTAGCCAGCGACGTGATCCTCGCCAGCGTCCCCAGAGAGCGGGCCGGTGCGGCCGCGGCCGTGTCGGAGACGGCCTACGAGCTCGGGATGGCGCTCGGCATCGCCGTGCTGGGCTCCATCGTCACCGCGGTCTACCGCACCGTCGTCGTCGCCCCGGGAATCCCCGGCCCGGCGGCCGCCCAGGCCCGCGACTCGCTGGCCAGCGCCGTGCACGCCGCCGACACCCTGCCTGCGGCGCAGGCCGAGGGCCTGCTCGACGCGGCCCGCACCGCGTTCACGCACGGGCTGTCGGTCGCCTCCGGGGTGGGCGCGCTGCTGCTGCTCATCTCGGCGGTCGGGGTCTGGATCCTGCTGTCACCACGCCCGGCCGAGGTCGGCGTGCTGGCGGATCCAGGTGTGCATCGCGATCCCCGCGGCGACCGCCGCGTTGATGCTCCGTGTGGAGCCGAACTGCGCGATTGA
- a CDS encoding TrmH family RNA methyltransferase — translation MTDEPGPTEWGDGPGVGPWPGPLPADARFDPELLRDGDTRNVVDAYRYWTREAIVADIDERRHPLHIAIENFGNDANIGGVVRTANAFAVHTVHIVGRRRWNRRGAMVTDRYQRLRHHDSTAALLDAAAREGLTVVAVDNVPGAARIEEVTLPREALLVFGQEGPGITDDARAGAALTVSIAQFGSTRSINAAVAAGIAMHTWIRQHADLGRAW, via the coding sequence ATGACCGACGAGCCCGGCCCCACCGAGTGGGGGGACGGTCCGGGCGTCGGGCCGTGGCCGGGTCCGCTGCCCGCCGACGCCCGTTTCGACCCGGAGCTGTTGCGCGACGGCGACACCCGCAACGTCGTCGACGCCTACCGGTACTGGACCCGCGAGGCGATCGTCGCCGACATCGACGAGCGCAGGCATCCGCTGCACATCGCGATCGAGAACTTCGGCAACGACGCCAACATCGGCGGCGTGGTGCGCACCGCCAACGCCTTCGCGGTACACACCGTGCACATCGTGGGGCGGCGGCGCTGGAACCGCCGCGGCGCCATGGTGACCGACCGCTACCAGCGGCTGCGTCACCACGACAGCACCGCGGCGCTGCTCGACGCCGCGGCCCGGGAGGGGCTGACCGTGGTGGCGGTCGACAACGTGCCCGGCGCCGCCCGGATCGAGGAGGTGACGCTGCCGCGCGAGGCGTTGCTGGTCTTCGGCCAGGAGGGGCCCGGCATCACCGACGACGCCAGGGCCGGTGCCGCGCTGACGGTGTCAATCGCGCAGTTCGGCTCCACACGGAGCATCAACGCGGCGGTCGCCGCGGGGATCGCGATGCACACCTGGATCCGCCAGCACGCCGACCTCGGCCGGGCGTGGTGA
- a CDS encoding SDR family NAD(P)-dependent oxidoreductase gives MSRPVALITGPTSGIGEGFARRYAVDGYDLVLVARDVSRLERLAAELRDEQGARVEVIRADLSESADREAVAARLRAGVRVLVNNAGFGTAGEFWSAPYEQLQAQLDVNVTAVMALTHAALPAMLAAGEGTVLNVASVAGLLPGRGSTYSASKAWVVSFSEGLANGLGGTGVGVHALCPGFVRTEFHARAGIDMAGTASFLWLDVDDVVRETMADMAKGRVVIIPGLQYKALTTGGRLVPRNVVRALTRVVGKGRGRT, from the coding sequence ATGTCTCGCCCCGTCGCTCTGATCACCGGACCGACGTCCGGGATCGGTGAGGGCTTCGCGCGCCGCTACGCCGTCGACGGCTACGACCTGGTGCTGGTGGCCCGTGACGTCAGCCGGCTGGAGCGCCTCGCCGCCGAACTGCGCGACGAACAGGGCGCCCGGGTCGAGGTGATCCGCGCGGACCTGTCCGAGTCCGCCGACCGGGAGGCGGTTGCCGCGCGGCTGCGCGCCGGGGTGCGGGTGCTGGTCAACAACGCCGGCTTCGGCACCGCCGGAGAGTTCTGGTCGGCACCCTACGAACAGCTGCAGGCCCAGCTCGACGTCAACGTCACCGCCGTCATGGCGCTCACCCATGCCGCGCTGCCCGCCATGCTCGCCGCCGGAGAGGGCACGGTGCTCAATGTGGCCAGCGTCGCGGGCCTGCTGCCCGGGCGCGGCTCGACGTACTCGGCGTCCAAGGCGTGGGTGGTGTCGTTCTCCGAGGGACTGGCCAACGGGCTGGGCGGCACCGGCGTGGGGGTTCACGCGCTCTGTCCCGGCTTCGTTCGCACCGAGTTCCACGCGCGCGCCGGCATCGACATGGCCGGGACCGCGTCGTTCCTGTGGCTCGACGTCGACGACGTGGTCCGCGAGACGATGGCCGACATGGCCAAGGGCCGGGTCGTCATCATCCCCGGCCTGCAGTACAAGGCGCTGACCACCGGGGGTCGCCTGGTGCCGCGCAATGTCGTGCGCGCGCTGACCAGAGTCGTGGGCAAGGGCCGTGGCCGGACCTGA